From Haemorhous mexicanus isolate bHaeMex1 chromosome 2, bHaeMex1.pri, whole genome shotgun sequence, the proteins below share one genomic window:
- the PDE2A gene encoding cGMP-dependent 3',5'-cyclic phosphodiesterase isoform X2: MGTLQDTDALLSLGAALDATTLRDALRHALVTLLPAVEHVYIYLLDGDTRLLCDDPPHELPPNGKLRDAVQKQKRLECGGLLPAELPGRHLGPLAAPLAPGTQVLIIPLVDKNSGAVVCVILVHCGQLSDSDEQNLRALERHALVAFRRLQALQKLQPWPQVSLSTSSSQTSLAKPEKAPDSSYSDLDCKILQLCGELYDLDAASLQLKVINYLKQETQSLCCCLLLVSEDNHQLFCQVVGDRVLEEEISFSLTFGRLGQVVEDKKPITLKDISEEEHKQLSSMLGCEVTSMLCVPVISRATSQVVALACAFNKLSGESYTDTDEHKIQHCFCYTSTVLTSTLAFQKEQKLKCECQALLQVAKNLFTHLDDVSVLLQEIITEARNLSNAEICSVFLLDRLSHELVAKVFDGGVVDDESYEIRIPADQGIAGHVATTGKILNIKDAYSHPLFYRGVDDSTGFRTRNILCFPIKNESQEVIGVAELVNKINGPWFSKFDEDLATAFSIYCGISIAHSLLYKKVNEAQYRSHLANEMMMYHMKVSDDEYTKLLSEGIQPVSTIDPNFASFTYTPRSLPEDDTSMAILSMLQDMNFINNYKMDRQTLTRFCLMVKKGYRDPPYHNWMHAFSVSHFCYLLYKNLELVNYLEDIEIFALFISCMCHDLDHRGTNNSFQVASKSVLAALYSSEGSVMERHHFAQAIAILNSQGCNIFDHFSRKDYQRMLDLMRDIILATDLAHHLRIFKDLQKMAEVGYDPKNKQHRSLLLCLLMTSCDLSDQTKGWKTTRKIAELIYKEFFSQGDLEKAMGNSPLEMMDREKAYIPELQISFMEHIAMPIYKLLQDLFPKAAELYERVASNREQWTKVSHKFTIRGLPSNNSLDFLDEEYDPQAPDPQLNGCLEPEVGQPPEAGAE; encoded by the exons gAGCATGTCTACATCTACCTGCTGGATGGGGACACACGGCTGCTCTGCGATGATCCCCCCCATGAGCTGCCGCCCAACGGGAAGCTCAG agaTGCTGTGCAGAAGCAGAAGCGGCTGGAATGTggggggctgctccctgctgagctccctggcCGGCACCTGGGACCCCTGGCAGCGCCCCTGGCCCCTGGCACACaag TGCTCATCATCCCGCTGGTGGACAAGAACAGTGGGGCTGTGGTTTGCGTCATCCTG GTACACTGTGGCCAGCTGAGTGACTCAGACGAGCAGAACCTGCGTGCGCTAGAGAGACAT GCCCTGGTGGCATTCCGGCGCCTGCAAGCCCTGCAGAAGttgcagccctggccccaggtcAGCCTCTCCACCAGCTCCTCCCAGACCTCTCTGGCCAAGCCTGAGAAAGCACCTGACAGCAGCTATAGTGACCTGGACTGCAAGATCCTACAGCTCTGTG GTGAGCTGTATGACCTGGATGCCGCCTCGCTGCAGCTCAAGGTCATCAACTAC CTGAAGCAAGAGACCcagtctctgtgctgctgcctcttgctTGTCTCTGAGGACAACCAccagctcttctgccag GTGGTGGGGGACCGTGTCCTGGAGGAGGAGATCAGCTTTTCA CTCACCTTTGGGCGCCTGGGGCAGGTGGTGGAGGATAAGAAGCCCATCACCTTGAAGGACATCAGTGAG gaggagcacaAACAGCTGAGCAGCATGCTGGGCTGCGAGGTCACTTCCATGCTTTGTGTCCCTGTCATTAGCAGGGCCACCTCCCAAGTGGTGGCACTGGCCTGCGCCTTCAACAAACTGAGTGGGGAGAG CTACACAGACACGGACGAGCACAAGATCCAGCACTGCTTCTGCTACACCTCCACGGTGCTCACGAGCACCCTGGCCTTCCAGAAGGAGCAGAAACTCAAGTGTGAGTGCCAG gccctgctgcaggtggcCAAGAACCTCTTCACCCACTTGG ATGATgtctctgtcctgctgcaggagatcATTACGGAGGCCCGGAACCTCAGCAATGCTGAGAT ATGCTCTGTGTTCCTGCTGGACCGGCTCAGTCACGAGCTGGTGGCCAAGGTGTTCGATGGTGGAGTGGTGGATGATGAG AGCTACGAGATCCGCATCCCAGCAGACCAGGGCATCGCTGGGCATGTGGCCACCACTGGCAAGATCCTGAACATCAAGGATGCCTACTCACACCCGCTCTTCTACCGTGGGGTGGATGACAGCACCGGCTTCCGCACCCGCAACATCCTTTGCTTCCCCATCAAGAATGAGAgccagg AGGTCAttggggtggcagagctggtCAACAAGATCAATGGCCCTTGGTTCAGCAAGTTCGACGAGGACCTGGCCACTGCCTTCTCCATCTACTGCGGCATCAGCATCGCCCAT TCCCTGCTGTACAAGAAGGTGAATGAGGCACAGTACCGAAGCCACCTGGCCAATGAGATGATGATGTACCACATGAAG GTGTCTGATGATGAGTACACCAAACTGCTGAGTGAGGGCATCCAGCCTGTGTCCACCATTGACCCCAACTTTGCCAGCTTCACCTACACACCACGCTCACTGCCTGAGGATGACACCTCCATG GCCATCCTAAGCATGCTGCAAGACATGAATTTCATCAACAACTACAAGATGGACCGTCAGACGCTCACCAG GTTCTGCCTGATGGTGAAGAAGGGGTACCGTGACCCTCCCTACCACAACTGGATGCACGCCTTCTCCGTGTCTCACTTCTGCTACCTGCTCTATAAGAACCTGGAGCTCGTTAACTACCTGGA agaCATCGAGATCTTTGCCCTCTTCATCTCCTGCATGTGCCACGACCTGGACCACAGAGGAACAAATAACTCCTTCCAGGTGGCCTCG AAATCGGTCCTGGCCGCGCTCTACAGTTCAGAAGGCTCTGTCATGGAG AGGCATCACTTTGCCCAAGCCATTGCTATCCTCAACAGCCAAGGCTGCAACATCTTTGACCACTTCTCCAGAAAG GACTACCAGCGCATGCTGGACTTGATGCGGGACATCATCCTGGCCACTGACCTGGCCCACCACCTCCGCATCTTCAAGGATCTCCAGAAAATGGCAGAAG TGGGATATGACCCCAAGAACAAGCAGCACCgcagcctgctgctctgcctgctcatGACCTCCTGTGACCTGTCTGACCAGACCAAGGGCTGGAAGACCACCAGGAAGATTGCA GAGCTGATCTACAAGGAGTTCTTCTCCCAGGGTGACCTG GAGAAAGCCATGGGAAACAGCCCGCTGGAGATGATGGACCGGGAGAAAGCCTACATCCCTGAGCTGCAGATCAGCTTCATGGAGCACATTGCCATGCCCATCTACAA ATTGCTGCAGGATCTCTTCCCCAAGGCAGCGGAGCTCTACGAGCGGGTGGCCAGCAACCGGGAGCAGTGGACCAAGGTCTCCCACAAATTCACCATCCGGGGGTTGCCCAGTAACAACTCCCTGGACTTTCTGGATGAGGAATATGACCCACAGGCCCCTGACCCCCAGCTCAATGGCTGCCTGGAACCTGAGGTTGGGCAGCCCCCCGAGGCTGGGGCCGAGTGA
- the PDE2A gene encoding cGMP-dependent 3',5'-cyclic phosphodiesterase isoform X1 has product MGQGCGHSILCRSQPYQAAASDIRGFLRAGDAAPGPEALQDALLSLGAALDATTLRDALRHALVTLLPAVEHVYIYLLDGDTRLLCDDPPHELPPNGKLRDAVQKQKRLECGGLLPAELPGRHLGPLAAPLAPGTQVLIIPLVDKNSGAVVCVILVHCGQLSDSDEQNLRALERHALVAFRRLQALQKLQPWPQVSLSTSSSQTSLAKPEKAPDSSYSDLDCKILQLCGELYDLDAASLQLKVINYLKQETQSLCCCLLLVSEDNHQLFCQVVGDRVLEEEISFSLTFGRLGQVVEDKKPITLKDISEEEHKQLSSMLGCEVTSMLCVPVISRATSQVVALACAFNKLSGESYTDTDEHKIQHCFCYTSTVLTSTLAFQKEQKLKCECQALLQVAKNLFTHLDDVSVLLQEIITEARNLSNAEICSVFLLDRLSHELVAKVFDGGVVDDESYEIRIPADQGIAGHVATTGKILNIKDAYSHPLFYRGVDDSTGFRTRNILCFPIKNESQEVIGVAELVNKINGPWFSKFDEDLATAFSIYCGISIAHSLLYKKVNEAQYRSHLANEMMMYHMKVSDDEYTKLLSEGIQPVSTIDPNFASFTYTPRSLPEDDTSMAILSMLQDMNFINNYKMDRQTLTRFCLMVKKGYRDPPYHNWMHAFSVSHFCYLLYKNLELVNYLEDIEIFALFISCMCHDLDHRGTNNSFQVASKSVLAALYSSEGSVMERHHFAQAIAILNSQGCNIFDHFSRKDYQRMLDLMRDIILATDLAHHLRIFKDLQKMAEVGYDPKNKQHRSLLLCLLMTSCDLSDQTKGWKTTRKIAELIYKEFFSQGDLEKAMGNSPLEMMDREKAYIPELQISFMEHIAMPIYKLLQDLFPKAAELYERVASNREQWTKVSHKFTIRGLPSNNSLDFLDEEYDPQAPDPQLNGCLEPEVGQPPEAGAE; this is encoded by the exons gAGCATGTCTACATCTACCTGCTGGATGGGGACACACGGCTGCTCTGCGATGATCCCCCCCATGAGCTGCCGCCCAACGGGAAGCTCAG agaTGCTGTGCAGAAGCAGAAGCGGCTGGAATGTggggggctgctccctgctgagctccctggcCGGCACCTGGGACCCCTGGCAGCGCCCCTGGCCCCTGGCACACaag TGCTCATCATCCCGCTGGTGGACAAGAACAGTGGGGCTGTGGTTTGCGTCATCCTG GTACACTGTGGCCAGCTGAGTGACTCAGACGAGCAGAACCTGCGTGCGCTAGAGAGACAT GCCCTGGTGGCATTCCGGCGCCTGCAAGCCCTGCAGAAGttgcagccctggccccaggtcAGCCTCTCCACCAGCTCCTCCCAGACCTCTCTGGCCAAGCCTGAGAAAGCACCTGACAGCAGCTATAGTGACCTGGACTGCAAGATCCTACAGCTCTGTG GTGAGCTGTATGACCTGGATGCCGCCTCGCTGCAGCTCAAGGTCATCAACTAC CTGAAGCAAGAGACCcagtctctgtgctgctgcctcttgctTGTCTCTGAGGACAACCAccagctcttctgccag GTGGTGGGGGACCGTGTCCTGGAGGAGGAGATCAGCTTTTCA CTCACCTTTGGGCGCCTGGGGCAGGTGGTGGAGGATAAGAAGCCCATCACCTTGAAGGACATCAGTGAG gaggagcacaAACAGCTGAGCAGCATGCTGGGCTGCGAGGTCACTTCCATGCTTTGTGTCCCTGTCATTAGCAGGGCCACCTCCCAAGTGGTGGCACTGGCCTGCGCCTTCAACAAACTGAGTGGGGAGAG CTACACAGACACGGACGAGCACAAGATCCAGCACTGCTTCTGCTACACCTCCACGGTGCTCACGAGCACCCTGGCCTTCCAGAAGGAGCAGAAACTCAAGTGTGAGTGCCAG gccctgctgcaggtggcCAAGAACCTCTTCACCCACTTGG ATGATgtctctgtcctgctgcaggagatcATTACGGAGGCCCGGAACCTCAGCAATGCTGAGAT ATGCTCTGTGTTCCTGCTGGACCGGCTCAGTCACGAGCTGGTGGCCAAGGTGTTCGATGGTGGAGTGGTGGATGATGAG AGCTACGAGATCCGCATCCCAGCAGACCAGGGCATCGCTGGGCATGTGGCCACCACTGGCAAGATCCTGAACATCAAGGATGCCTACTCACACCCGCTCTTCTACCGTGGGGTGGATGACAGCACCGGCTTCCGCACCCGCAACATCCTTTGCTTCCCCATCAAGAATGAGAgccagg AGGTCAttggggtggcagagctggtCAACAAGATCAATGGCCCTTGGTTCAGCAAGTTCGACGAGGACCTGGCCACTGCCTTCTCCATCTACTGCGGCATCAGCATCGCCCAT TCCCTGCTGTACAAGAAGGTGAATGAGGCACAGTACCGAAGCCACCTGGCCAATGAGATGATGATGTACCACATGAAG GTGTCTGATGATGAGTACACCAAACTGCTGAGTGAGGGCATCCAGCCTGTGTCCACCATTGACCCCAACTTTGCCAGCTTCACCTACACACCACGCTCACTGCCTGAGGATGACACCTCCATG GCCATCCTAAGCATGCTGCAAGACATGAATTTCATCAACAACTACAAGATGGACCGTCAGACGCTCACCAG GTTCTGCCTGATGGTGAAGAAGGGGTACCGTGACCCTCCCTACCACAACTGGATGCACGCCTTCTCCGTGTCTCACTTCTGCTACCTGCTCTATAAGAACCTGGAGCTCGTTAACTACCTGGA agaCATCGAGATCTTTGCCCTCTTCATCTCCTGCATGTGCCACGACCTGGACCACAGAGGAACAAATAACTCCTTCCAGGTGGCCTCG AAATCGGTCCTGGCCGCGCTCTACAGTTCAGAAGGCTCTGTCATGGAG AGGCATCACTTTGCCCAAGCCATTGCTATCCTCAACAGCCAAGGCTGCAACATCTTTGACCACTTCTCCAGAAAG GACTACCAGCGCATGCTGGACTTGATGCGGGACATCATCCTGGCCACTGACCTGGCCCACCACCTCCGCATCTTCAAGGATCTCCAGAAAATGGCAGAAG TGGGATATGACCCCAAGAACAAGCAGCACCgcagcctgctgctctgcctgctcatGACCTCCTGTGACCTGTCTGACCAGACCAAGGGCTGGAAGACCACCAGGAAGATTGCA GAGCTGATCTACAAGGAGTTCTTCTCCCAGGGTGACCTG GAGAAAGCCATGGGAAACAGCCCGCTGGAGATGATGGACCGGGAGAAAGCCTACATCCCTGAGCTGCAGATCAGCTTCATGGAGCACATTGCCATGCCCATCTACAA ATTGCTGCAGGATCTCTTCCCCAAGGCAGCGGAGCTCTACGAGCGGGTGGCCAGCAACCGGGAGCAGTGGACCAAGGTCTCCCACAAATTCACCATCCGGGGGTTGCCCAGTAACAACTCCCTGGACTTTCTGGATGAGGAATATGACCCACAGGCCCCTGACCCCCAGCTCAATGGCTGCCTGGAACCTGAGGTTGGGCAGCCCCCCGAGGCTGGGGCCGAGTGA